The region GCAAAGTACTCACGTCGCCACTGGGTCCGCCAGTCGCACCcttgccgaagccactaaccaggcttccggtgccggccagccttccaggcacagttttTCCAAgtaccgttctggccagcgccTGCCAGCCCAGAAgcggtagcaatgctccggcgcccctggataaTGGGGCCGGCGAccgcaagagcggcaaagctcttgcacccctggacgagggagttggcgaccctccgaacaaccagggtaaggtgcctgacccttctaaaattctagtgtctcctaaaggaagggggctaggccaagacttaaaggaccagcgcggacgcccgccagatcggccacggctcatcatcggccggcgcggacacccgccagaccggctacgCCTTGTCTCTACACTGGCCGCCGCAAAAGGGGGCGCAGTAAAgcacgctggcgcagaagaggacgACGGTGAAGAAGTGGAAATAGGCGAAAAAGAGGGCGCATTAAAGCACGCCCGCACAGAAGTTGGCGCAGAAATGTAAGTCGGCGCAGAAGAAATTATGGATGATGTCTCGGGTTTAGGAAAGTTCTagcaggagtgtattgattgattgaggctggttggtggttcgatttcgtcaacaggttgactcatGAGaaggaggtgttacggctggaaGCCtgaacacacactatgtaggaggtgtgtgctttcttttattTACAGG is a window of Stigmatopora nigra isolate UIUO_SnigA chromosome 13, RoL_Snig_1.1, whole genome shotgun sequence DNA encoding:
- the LOC144206429 gene encoding uncharacterized protein LOC144206429, translating into MSGAEISLQKAPQFPVPRPGKVLTSPLGPPVAPLPKPLTRLPVPASLPGTVFPSTVLASACQPRSGSNAPAPLDNGAGDRKSGKALAPLDEGVGDPPNNQGKVPDPSKILVSPKGRGLGQDLKDQRGRPPDRPRLIIGRRGHPPDRLRLVSTLAAAKGGAVKHAGAEEDDGEEVEIGEKEGALKHARTEVGAEMLTHEKEVLRLEA